One window of the Trifolium pratense cultivar HEN17-A07 linkage group LG2, ARS_RC_1.1, whole genome shotgun sequence genome contains the following:
- the LOC123903823 gene encoding ATP-dependent 6-phosphofructokinase 5, chloroplastic-like, with the protein MDTLSHVITPNITILHHSSSSLRYSNNSRLFRSFRVTNNVRVFSQLKNQNNNTINSIDSDYVIDYNDPDWKSKFKEDFEARFRLPHVTDTFPDEESMPSTFCLKMRTPMTKDFPGNYHSGEDWHGYINDNDRVLLKTIYHSSPTSAGAECIDPGCNWVEQWVHRAGPRKNIYFKPEEVKAAIVTCGGLCPGLNDVIRQIVLTLEIYGVTQIVGIPFGYRGFTDADLTEVQLSRKVVQNIHLSGGSLLGVSRGGPGVDEIVDSLEERGINMLFVLGGNGTHAGANAIHNECCKRRLKVSVIGVPKTIDNDILLMDKTFGFDTAVEEAQRAINSAYIEAHSAYHGIGIVKLMGRSSGFIAMQSSLASGQIDICLIPEVPFNLHGPHGVLSHLKYLIESKGSAVVCVAEGAGQNLLQKTNDTDASGNVKFGDIGVYIQQETKKYFKEIDVLADVKYIDPTYMIRACRANASDGILCTVLGQNAVHGAFAGYSGITVGTCNTHYAYFPITEVISHPQLVDPNSRMWHRCLTSTGQPDFI; encoded by the exons atggATACTCTTTCTCACGTGATCACCCCTAACATCACAATCCTtcatcattcttcttcttcacttcGTTACTCCAATAATTCTCGTCTTTTTCGTTCATTCAGAGTCACGAACAATGTTCGTGTTTTTTCTCAGCTTAAGAACCAAAACAACAACACTATTAACTCTATTGATTCAGATTACGTAATTGATTATAATGATCCTGATTGGAAATCTAAATTCAAAGAAGATTTCGAAGCGCGCTTTCGACTCCCTCATGTTACTGATACATTCCCTGATGAGGAATCTATGCCTTCTACGTTCTGTCTTAAAATGAG AACTCCTATGACTAAGGATTTTCCTGGAAATTATCATTCTGGTGAGGATTGGCATGGATACATTAATGATAATGATAGAGTGCTTCTTAAG ACAATATATCATTCATCACCTACATCTGCCGGCGCTGAGTGCATTGATCCTGGTTGTAATTGGGTGGAACAATG GGTTCATCGAGCTGGACCTCGGaaaaatatatacttcaaaCCAGAAGAAGTAAAGGCAGCCATTGTTACTTGTGGAGGACTGTGCCCTGGTCTTAACGATGTCATTAGACAG ATTgtactcacacttgaaatataTGGTGTAACACAAATTGTTGGAATTCCTTTTGGCTATCGCGGCTTTACTGACGCAGATTTGACAGAAGTACAG CTGTCAAGGAAAGTAGTTCAAAACATTCATCTTTCAGGTGGTAGCCTATTAGGAGTGTCGCGTGGAGGACCTGGAGTTGATGAAATTGTCGACAGTTTGGAG GAAAGAGGGATCAACATGCTCTTTGTGTTGGGTGGAAATGGTACACATGCCGGTGCAAATGCAATTCACAATGAG TGCTGTAAAAGACGACTTAAAGTGTCGGTAATTGGAGTGCCTAAAACTATAGACAACGACATTCTATTGATGGACAAAACTTTTGGCTTTGACACGGCTGTTGAAGAAGCACAAAGAGCAATAAATTCTGCATATATTGAG GCGCATAGTGCATATCATGGGATCGGGATTGTGAAATTAATGGGTCGTAGCAGTGGATTCATAGCAATGCAATCTTCCTTAGCCAGTGGGCAGATTGACATATGTCTAATTCCTGAG GTTCCTTTCAATTTACATGGACCTCATGGAGTTTTGAGTCATCTCAAGTATCTCATTGAATCAAAAGGATCGGCTGTAGTTTGCGTGGCAGAGGGAGCAGGACAG AATTTACTTCAAAAAACTAATGATACCGATGCTTCAGGGAATGTTAAATTTGGAGACATTGGCGTTTATATCCAGCAAGAG ACGAAAAAATATTTCAAGGAGATTGATGTTCTTGCTGATGTGAAATATATTGATCCAACATACATGATCCGGGCGTGTCGAGCAAATGCTTCAGACGGAATTTTATGCACCGTACTTGGACAAAATGCG GTTCATGGCGCGTTTGCTGGATACAGCGGCATTACAGTAGGCACATGTAACACACATTATGCTTACTTTCCGATCACCGAAGTAATATCGCATCCTCAGTTGGTGGATCCAAACAGTCGAATGTGGCATCGTTGCTTAACTTCGACAGGCCAACCCGATTTCATTTGA